In Allocoprobacillus halotolerans, a genomic segment contains:
- a CDS encoding transposase, with the protein MSFERLLNDYLICDIDEIYFEVTENICHLMDVDKSIQYIDGTKIEANANKYSFVYKTRILNARMKLFSKITHSITEMNMERGFDFSYHYFYCAQEIGYIAQYFMEVMVSNGIEPVYGRGKRKTKIQRWYDLFLEYYMKLDEYEYWLSVIGKDRNSCSKTDLDATMCAAKIDYYCKTGLSRPCYNVQIAVSDGLIVNADLFQRPADAKTFIPFMERYKQYTGEYPTYPMADAGYGNEDNYMYCLTHGMELYMKYAMYAKKNEPKFRKKKYNPYNWKKNEEGYKVCPNGLVFDQNIEDIYDERGEYLKIKQRMTSQESCEGCPYMEECCRSRKHRKIVTRDVVLDEFYAVVDENLSTEFGKELKRQRSIQVEGAFGVIKQDMGFVRFTRRGLKNAKMEFLIVCLGYNLRKYHNYRLRKEKEDRKKSLFN; encoded by the coding sequence ATGTCATTTGAAAGACTATTGAATGATTATCTCATCTGTGACATTGATGAGATTTATTTTGAAGTGACTGAAAATATCTGTCATCTCATGGATGTGGACAAGTCCATTCAGTATATTGATGGAACCAAGATTGAAGCCAACGCCAATAAATATTCTTTTGTATACAAGACAAGGATACTCAATGCAAGAATGAAGCTGTTTTCTAAAATAACACATTCAATCACTGAAATGAACATGGAAAGAGGATTTGACTTTTCATATCATTATTTTTACTGTGCACAGGAAATTGGCTACATTGCACAGTATTTTATGGAAGTGATGGTCAGCAATGGCATTGAGCCCGTCTATGGAAGAGGAAAAAGGAAAACCAAAATCCAGAGATGGTATGACCTATTTCTGGAATATTACATGAAACTTGATGAATATGAATACTGGCTTTCTGTCATAGGGAAAGACAGAAACAGCTGCTCAAAGACTGATCTAGATGCCACGATGTGTGCAGCAAAGATAGATTATTACTGCAAAACCGGATTAAGCAGACCGTGCTACAATGTACAGATAGCAGTCAGTGATGGATTGATAGTCAATGCAGATTTGTTTCAGCGACCAGCGGATGCAAAGACATTCATACCATTCATGGAAAGATATAAACAGTACACAGGAGAATACCCAACATATCCAATGGCGGATGCAGGCTATGGAAATGAAGATAATTATATGTACTGCCTGACTCATGGGATGGAGCTGTACATGAAGTATGCAATGTATGCAAAGAAGAATGAACCGAAATTCAGAAAAAAGAAATACAATCCATATAATTGGAAGAAGAATGAAGAAGGATATAAGGTCTGTCCCAATGGACTCGTTTTTGATCAGAATATTGAAGATATATACGATGAGCGAGGAGAATACCTGAAAATAAAGCAAAGGATGACAAGTCAGGAAAGCTGTGAAGGATGTCCATATATGGAAGAGTGCTGCAGGAGCAGGAAACACAGGAAGATAGTAACAAGAGATGTGGTGCTGGACGAGTTCTATGCAGTGGTTGATGAAAACCTGTCCACAGAATTTGGGAAGGAGCTAAAGAGGCAAAGAAGCATACAGGTAGAGGGAGCATTTGGAGTGATAAAGCAGGACATGGGATTCGTAAGATTTACGAGAAGAGGACTGAAAAATGCAAAAATGGAATTTCTCATTGTATGTTTGGGATACAATTTGAGGAAATATCACAACTATCGCCTAAGAAAAGAGAAAGAGGACAGGAAAAAATCGCTTTTCAATTAG
- the hslO gene encoding Hsp33 family molecular chaperone HslO: MKDYLVRGLVESKNCRVFACTTKQLLEIARQKHDLWPTASATLGRFMSATLMLGAMNKNHEKMTVTMNGGGTIGTIMACTNSDGKIKAFVANPHVHYTYEDTGKLGVGMAVGNQGTLQVIKDMGLKEPFVGTVPIQTGEIGEDFSYYFMVSEQIPSVVSLGVLVDSTNEILSSGGFIIQLLPEATDVDISYIEEKMRNFPAISSLLHEGHSPEEILKMIFDDVEILETQDLSFECDCSKEKMKNALMTVGKEEIQAMIDEDHGCEMTCQFCNSKYTFSEEELKELLESIQ; this comes from the coding sequence ATGAAAGATTATTTAGTAAGAGGACTTGTCGAATCAAAGAATTGTCGTGTTTTTGCTTGTACAACAAAACAGTTATTAGAAATAGCAAGACAAAAACATGATTTATGGCCAACAGCCTCAGCCACTTTAGGACGTTTTATGTCAGCTACCTTGATGTTAGGGGCAATGAATAAAAATCATGAGAAAATGACTGTCACAATGAATGGTGGAGGAACGATTGGAACAATCATGGCTTGTACAAATAGCGATGGAAAAATTAAAGCTTTTGTAGCCAATCCCCATGTGCATTATACATATGAAGATACTGGAAAATTAGGTGTTGGTATGGCAGTAGGTAATCAAGGAACACTACAAGTTATCAAAGACATGGGATTGAAAGAACCTTTTGTTGGAACAGTTCCTATTCAAACTGGTGAAATTGGTGAGGATTTTTCTTATTATTTTATGGTTTCTGAACAGATTCCATCGGTTGTATCATTAGGTGTTCTTGTTGATTCAACAAATGAAATTTTATCAAGCGGTGGATTTATTATTCAGTTATTACCTGAAGCAACAGATGTAGATATTTCTTATATTGAAGAAAAAATGAGAAATTTCCCAGCAATATCTTCGTTACTTCATGAAGGACATTCACCAGAAGAAATTTTAAAAATGATTTTTGATGATGTTGAAATCTTAGAAACGCAGGATTTATCTTTTGAATGTGATTGCTCAAAAGAAAAGATGAAAAATGCTTTGATGACAGTAGGAAAAGAGGAAATTCAAGCAATGATTGATGAAGATCATGGTTGTGAAATGACATGTCAGTTCTGTAATTCAAAATATACATTTAGTGAAGAAGAATTGAAAGAGTTATTAGAGAGTATCCAATAG
- a CDS encoding PTS sugar transporter subunit IIC: MESIKSFFEKFQMTMEEKVVPVASRISSQRHLAALRDGLTILIPFTVIGGIALMIANPPVDLETIQPTNFFFQFLIAWKNWATDWSALLSIPNNLTIGIISIYVVLGVSYRLSKTYHMEAFANCLTALFVFLCVAGVPQSLNDGNYINISGLGSTSMFAAIVVGLVVIEINHFLIVKNIKISMPQSVPPMVAGPFEVLLPLAINMVLFIGLDQFIIYLTGSGFVNLVFTIFSPLISATSSLPSMLFIVSLTVIFWFFGIHGDNMVSAITTPIFTGNLVMNLEAYNAGKDIPNIIAGNFTFIFGLAICYLAILFHMNFVCKNKRLRSLGRLAIPSSLFNINEPLVFGVPTVLNILTFIPSLVCTIFNVAIAYGATYYGLMGRTCMSVPWTLPAPLYAFLSTMDWKAIIVWLFLFVVNVLIFLPFMLSYDKQLDLEDSSNKE, encoded by the coding sequence ATGGAAAGTATTAAATCGTTTTTTGAAAAATTTCAGATGACTATGGAGGAAAAAGTCGTACCTGTAGCTTCTCGTATTTCATCACAGAGACATTTGGCTGCATTAAGAGATGGACTAACAATTTTAATTCCTTTCACAGTCATTGGTGGTATTGCTTTAATGATAGCCAATCCACCGGTTGATTTAGAAACAATTCAACCTACTAATTTTTTCTTTCAATTTTTAATTGCATGGAAAAATTGGGCTACTGACTGGAGTGCATTATTATCTATACCTAATAATTTAACGATTGGAATTATTTCAATTTATGTTGTTTTAGGTGTTTCTTATCGTTTGTCAAAGACATATCATATGGAAGCATTTGCCAATTGTTTGACAGCATTATTTGTCTTTTTATGTGTTGCAGGTGTACCACAAAGTTTAAATGATGGAAACTATATCAATATTTCTGGCTTAGGTTCTACATCAATGTTTGCAGCAATTGTTGTAGGATTGGTTGTTATAGAGATTAATCATTTTCTGATTGTTAAAAATATTAAGATTTCAATGCCACAAAGTGTACCTCCAATGGTAGCTGGGCCATTTGAAGTTTTATTACCATTAGCAATTAATATGGTATTGTTTATTGGTTTGGATCAGTTTATTATATATTTAACAGGTAGTGGTTTTGTTAATTTAGTCTTTACGATTTTCTCACCACTTATTTCTGCAACATCATCATTACCATCTATGTTATTTATTGTATCATTAACAGTAATATTTTGGTTCTTTGGTATTCATGGTGATAATATGGTTAGTGCGATTACTACACCTATTTTTACAGGAAATTTAGTTATGAATCTTGAAGCATATAATGCCGGAAAAGATATTCCAAACATTATTGCAGGAAACTTTACATTTATTTTTGGGTTAGCTATTTGTTATTTGGCAATATTATTCCATATGAATTTTGTTTGCAAAAATAAAAGATTACGTTCGCTTGGACGTTTAGCTATTCCATCATCGTTGTTTAATATAAATGAACCATTGGTATTTGGAGTGCCAACAGTATTAAATATTTTAACATTTATTCCAAGTTTAGTATGTACAATATTTAATGTTGCTATAGCTTATGGAGCAACATATTATGGGTTAATGGGAAGAACATGTATGAGTGTTCCTTGGACATTACCAGCACCACTTTATGCATTTCTTTCTACAATGGATTGGAAAGCTATTATTGTATGGTTATTCTTGTTTGTTGTTAATGTTTTAATCTTCTTACCATTTATGCTAAGTTATGATAAGCAATTAGATTTAGAAGATTCATCAAATAAAGAGTAG
- the tilS gene encoding tRNA lysidine(34) synthetase TilS encodes MNLELLDCSKYYVIGVSGGCDSMYLLDTLRKQEYHLLVAHVNYNYRHDSYIDYELVSDYCATYGIPFYYKEYHTKDYHQGNFQNQARTLRYNFYKEIYDLYQVDGVILGHHLDDHIETIYMQLSHHNTVHYLGIKQESYVQNMRIIRPLMDLYKEDILKRCQQLGIPYHDDYTNFEIDFERDKVRNTILNQYTLLQKEELIQKAKIHNQRIKELEFKVEPYYQQYKTDGMIYYYYIPKQLREIFLYLILRDVMPTQLISYALIQEIRHQIDSVKPNIQMNLPVNYLFIKEYDNIYIIDKDKTKGYSFEFQQYMPFGCEYFHLLESGHINEGVFLAPEDYPITIRTMKEGDSIMTSSGTKKLSRLFINAKIPALKRKTWPIVVNREGTIVLVPHIAKNIDYLTTKPNVFVIK; translated from the coding sequence ATGAATTTAGAATTATTAGATTGTTCAAAGTATTATGTCATTGGTGTATCAGGTGGTTGTGATTCAATGTATCTTTTAGATACATTAAGAAAACAGGAATATCATTTATTGGTTGCCCATGTGAATTACAATTATCGTCATGATAGTTATATAGACTATGAACTTGTCAGTGATTATTGTGCCACTTATGGCATACCTTTTTACTATAAAGAATACCATACTAAAGATTATCATCAAGGTAATTTCCAAAATCAGGCGAGAACTTTAAGATATAATTTTTATAAAGAAATTTATGATTTGTATCAGGTGGATGGTGTGATTTTAGGACATCATTTAGATGATCATATCGAAACGATTTATATGCAATTATCACATCATAATACGGTTCATTATTTAGGAATTAAACAGGAATCATATGTACAAAATATGCGTATTATTAGACCTTTGATGGATTTATATAAAGAAGATATTTTAAAAAGATGTCAACAATTAGGGATTCCTTATCATGATGATTATACAAATTTTGAAATTGATTTTGAAAGAGATAAAGTCCGTAATACAATCTTAAATCAATATACTTTATTACAAAAAGAAGAACTCATACAAAAAGCTAAAATTCATAATCAAAGAATCAAAGAATTAGAGTTTAAAGTCGAACCTTACTACCAACAATATAAAACAGATGGGATGATTTATTATTACTATATTCCTAAACAATTAAGAGAAATTTTCCTTTACTTGATTCTTCGAGATGTCATGCCAACACAGTTAATTTCATATGCTTTGATTCAAGAAATCAGACATCAAATTGATAGTGTCAAACCGAATATTCAAATGAATCTACCAGTTAATTATCTGTTCATAAAAGAATACGATAATATCTACATCATTGATAAAGATAAAACAAAAGGATATAGTTTTGAATTTCAACAATATATGCCTTTTGGTTGTGAATATTTCCATTTATTAGAGAGTGGACATATCAATGAAGGGGTTTTTCTTGCCCCAGAAGATTATCCCATTACTATCCGTACAATGAAAGAAGGCGATAGCATTATGACTTCTTCTGGCACAAAGAAGCTTTCACGTCTTTTTATCAATGCGAAAATTCCTGCTTTAAAAAGAAAAACATGGCCGATTGTCGTTAATCGTGAAGGAACCATAGTTTTAGTTCCACATATTGCAAAAAACATTGATTATTTGACTACAAAACCAAATGTATTTGTGATAAAATAG
- a CDS encoding PP2C family serine/threonine-protein phosphatase, whose translation MGMIFLQVPYDILLVSVIAFLILEFCLLFQSMKSRYVPYLLTLIGGIYYAYIQIDLLSTLLLTILTYINTMIFTSLTPLFIHGESDLLTHERMKSLTVIILICMMGLIPYSFISTMILIRIFILIMIYHECLDDLLPGLFYGSMLMLLMNLNYKDDILSFLLPLFFFYMIQCHKKATIVSLYFVSHLILPFFLDFQYTYHGFIVVVSGLIFLILPIRSYQPVLSSSYQEMTFKQQLSKQVDSFCRLFEQMTALFTKAPAPNRSLEYVGYIYEDMCQNCSSQTTCFHKKYGPHRLVKLMNKGLKDHYSEADEDFIHQYCLNPEKYLTLVEQYRKDYRKIRRVQEEYKVMKNDLYHQFSLLNHVFHQFSHQLEIGHIEEKHILEHMEGYHFQVTHLKKYYESQSVYYLEIGLYDTTKEEIENEFIPILEAYLNETLDIEVMKTPMHQLGYAYLVLKHHTRYFVQYGVCQCAKESIACGDSYIMFSMNENDYFALSDGMGQGQKASDDSKLTLDVMKQLIMNGISLNDTIQSVNALLKIKNRNDMFTTMDMMEINLVSGVTTFMKYGACPTFILRDHEIIEVESKTLPMGIVSPLETMIQKQTLRENDMIFMVSDGFSTHFYDFLKENEYLIGDDHPKDIAHLFMSLANDEQRNDDMTIMVLKLCKQ comes from the coding sequence ATGGGTATGATCTTTTTGCAAGTGCCTTATGATATTCTTTTGGTAAGTGTTATTGCATTTTTAATATTAGAATTCTGTTTATTGTTTCAATCTATGAAATCAAGGTATGTCCCTTATCTTCTAACATTAATAGGTGGTATTTATTATGCTTATATCCAAATAGATTTACTTTCAACGCTATTATTAACAATCTTAACTTATATCAATACAATGATTTTTACATCATTAACACCTTTATTTATTCATGGGGAATCTGATTTATTAACACATGAACGCATGAAATCTTTAACTGTGATTATTTTGATTTGTATGATGGGCTTAATACCTTATTCATTCATTTCAACAATGATTCTGATTCGTATATTTATTTTAATTATGATTTATCATGAATGTTTAGATGATTTATTACCAGGATTATTTTATGGTTCAATGTTGATGTTATTGATGAATTTAAATTATAAAGATGATATTTTATCTTTTTTATTACCGCTTTTCTTTTTCTATATGATTCAGTGTCATAAAAAGGCAACTATTGTTTCCTTGTATTTTGTATCACATTTGATTTTACCATTCTTTTTAGATTTTCAATATACATATCATGGTTTTATTGTTGTTGTGAGTGGGCTTATCTTTTTGATCTTACCTATTCGTAGCTATCAACCTGTGCTATCTTCAAGTTATCAAGAAATGACGTTTAAACAGCAATTATCTAAACAGGTTGATTCATTCTGTCGCCTATTTGAACAGATGACAGCCCTGTTTACAAAAGCTCCTGCTCCTAATCGTTCATTAGAATATGTTGGTTATATTTATGAAGATATGTGTCAAAACTGTTCAAGTCAAACAACATGCTTTCATAAAAAATATGGACCACATCGTTTAGTAAAACTCATGAACAAAGGTTTAAAAGATCATTATAGTGAGGCTGATGAAGATTTTATTCATCAATATTGTTTGAATCCTGAAAAATATCTGACTTTAGTTGAACAATATCGTAAAGATTATCGCAAAATTAGACGTGTTCAAGAAGAATATAAAGTGATGAAAAACGATTTATATCATCAATTTTCTTTATTAAATCATGTTTTTCATCAATTCTCACATCAATTAGAAATTGGACATATTGAAGAAAAGCATATCTTAGAACATATGGAGGGTTATCATTTTCAAGTAACACATCTTAAAAAATATTATGAATCGCAGTCTGTATATTATTTAGAGATTGGACTTTATGATACAACAAAAGAAGAAATTGAAAATGAATTTATTCCAATTTTAGAAGCATATTTAAATGAAACTTTGGACATAGAAGTCATGAAAACACCAATGCATCAACTTGGTTATGCATATCTTGTTTTAAAACATCATACACGTTATTTTGTACAATATGGCGTTTGTCAATGTGCTAAAGAAAGTATTGCTTGTGGCGATAGTTATATCATGTTTTCGATGAATGAAAATGATTATTTTGCTTTAAGTGATGGTATGGGACAAGGACAAAAAGCTAGTGATGATTCTAAATTGACATTGGATGTGATGAAACAGCTTATTATGAATGGCATTTCTTTAAATGATACAATCCAATCAGTGAATGCTTTGTTGAAGATTAAAAATCGTAATGATATGTTTACGACAATGGATATGATGGAAATTAATCTTGTTAGTGGTGTCACAACATTTATGAAATATGGGGCATGTCCTACTTTTATTTTAAGGGATCATGAAATTATTGAAGTGGAATCAAAGACATTACCAATGGGTATTGTTTCTCCATTAGAAACAATGATTCAAAAACAGACTTTAAGAGAAAATGATATGATTTTTATGGTTAGTGATGGTTTTTCAACTCATTTTTATGATTTTTTAAAGGAAAATGAATATTTAATTGGTGATGATCATCCTAAAGATATAGCTCATTTATTTATGTCTTTAGCGAATGATGAACAAAGAAATGATGATATGACAATTATGGTTTTAAAATTATGTAAGCAATAA
- the hpt gene encoding hypoxanthine phosphoribosyltransferase, producing MHKDVKEVLYTQEEIIEKCKELGQLISDDYAGKEVILVGLLKGSVPFLAELSKYIELDVTFDYMDVSSYEGVESRTITIKKDLDQDVKGKDILLVEDILDTGKTLTTVKAMLVERGASSVEIVTMLDKKEGRTYPIEAKYVGFEIPNAFVIGYGLDFNEKYRQLPYVGILKEECYM from the coding sequence ATGCATAAAGATGTTAAAGAAGTTTTATATACACAAGAAGAAATTATTGAAAAATGTAAGGAATTAGGACAATTAATCAGTGATGATTATGCTGGTAAAGAAGTGATTCTGGTTGGATTATTAAAAGGATCAGTTCCTTTTTTAGCAGAGTTATCTAAATATATAGAGTTAGATGTCACTTTTGATTATATGGATGTCAGCAGTTATGAAGGTGTTGAATCTCGTACGATTACCATAAAAAAAGACTTGGATCAGGATGTGAAAGGTAAAGATATTTTATTAGTAGAAGATATTTTAGATACTGGTAAAACTTTAACAACGGTCAAAGCGATGTTGGTTGAACGTGGGGCATCATCGGTGGAAATTGTGACAATGCTGGATAAAAAAGAAGGACGTACTTATCCAATTGAAGCTAAATATGTAGGATTTGAAATTCCTAATGCTTTTGTGATTGGATATGGATTGGATTTTAATGAGAAATATCGTCAATTACCTTATGTAGGTATTTTAAAAGAAGAATGTTATATGTAG
- the ftsH gene encoding ATP-dependent zinc metalloprotease FtsH, translating to MNNKNKSLIKAILPWIIVIVLLSSLVPLLNMGKTNEVNYTEFTEILKEEKVTEMSVMPGVYVTSVEGQYTKTEDGKEIEYTFKTNVPQTDQELDSLIQLMEDKGIAVQIRDAKSENMLVDTLLALLPYILLIGVMFFVMRSIGGGGGANAKAFDFGNSRAKLEKDSKTRFSDVAGADEEKEELEELVAFLKNPKKFANMGAKIPRGVLLVGPPGTGKTLLARAVAGEANVPFYSISGSEFVEMFVGVGAGRVRDMFKKAKQNAPCIIFIDEIDAVGRQRGTGVGGGHDEREQTLNQLLVEMDGFSGNEGIIILAATNRADVLDPALLRPGRFDRQIQVANPDKKARAEILRVHARNKQFTDDVNFENIAQRTPGFSGAELANVLNEAALLAVRLGHKRITLDDVDEAIDRVIGGPAKKSRKYTEKERKLVAYHEAGHAIIGLTLEDANKVQKVTIIPRGQAGGYNLMTPKEETYFQTKSQLMASITGFMGGRVAEEIFFGDVSSGAHNDIEQATRIARMMVTELGMSDLGPIKYDSGHDAVFLGRDYSSTSNTHSGQIAYEIDQQVRKIIDACYNQCRQIINEQKDKLITIADALLEHETLNNEQIESLYNTGHMLEMDNGVDDQDHHDQMPPIQEKKETVNLDDDLLDEMK from the coding sequence ATGAATAATAAGAATAAGAGTTTAATCAAAGCGATATTACCTTGGATTATTGTCATTGTATTATTGAGTTCATTAGTTCCTTTATTGAATATGGGAAAAACCAATGAAGTTAACTATACAGAATTCACGGAAATTCTTAAAGAAGAAAAAGTAACTGAAATGTCAGTGATGCCGGGCGTTTATGTGACAAGTGTTGAAGGTCAATATACAAAAACAGAAGATGGTAAAGAAATTGAGTACACATTTAAAACAAATGTACCTCAAACCGATCAGGAATTAGATTCTTTAATCCAATTAATGGAAGATAAAGGTATTGCTGTTCAAATCAGAGATGCGAAAAGTGAAAATATGCTTGTTGATACTTTATTAGCTTTACTTCCATACATTTTATTGATTGGTGTGATGTTCTTTGTGATGAGAAGTATTGGTGGTGGCGGTGGAGCCAACGCGAAGGCTTTTGATTTTGGAAACTCACGTGCTAAATTAGAAAAAGACAGCAAGACAAGATTTAGTGATGTTGCGGGTGCTGATGAAGAAAAAGAAGAGTTAGAAGAATTAGTCGCTTTTTTAAAAAATCCAAAGAAATTTGCGAATATGGGTGCTAAAATTCCTCGTGGTGTCCTGCTTGTAGGGCCACCAGGAACAGGGAAAACATTACTAGCAAGAGCTGTAGCTGGTGAAGCCAATGTGCCTTTCTATTCGATTTCAGGTTCTGAATTCGTTGAAATGTTCGTTGGGGTTGGTGCTGGACGTGTGCGCGATATGTTTAAAAAAGCAAAACAAAATGCACCATGTATTATCTTTATAGATGAAATTGATGCTGTTGGACGTCAAAGAGGAACTGGTGTTGGTGGTGGACACGATGAACGTGAACAGACATTGAACCAGTTGTTAGTTGAAATGGATGGATTTAGTGGTAATGAAGGTATTATCATTTTAGCAGCGACAAACCGTGCTGATGTCTTAGACCCAGCTTTACTTCGTCCAGGACGTTTTGATAGACAAATTCAAGTGGCTAATCCTGATAAAAAAGCAAGAGCTGAAATTTTAAGAGTTCATGCACGTAATAAACAATTTACTGATGATGTGAATTTTGAAAATATTGCACAACGTACACCAGGATTCTCTGGGGCAGAACTTGCGAATGTGTTAAATGAAGCAGCATTGTTAGCTGTACGTTTAGGACATAAACGTATTACTTTGGATGATGTTGATGAAGCTATTGATCGTGTGATTGGTGGACCAGCTAAAAAATCACGTAAGTACACTGAAAAAGAAAGAAAATTAGTGGCTTATCATGAAGCTGGACATGCGATTATTGGATTGACTTTAGAGGATGCTAATAAAGTGCAAAAAGTCACAATCATTCCTAGAGGTCAAGCTGGTGGTTATAACTTAATGACACCAAAAGAAGAAACTTACTTCCAGACAAAATCACAGTTAATGGCAAGTATTACTGGATTTATGGGAGGACGTGTTGCTGAAGAAATTTTCTTTGGTGATGTATCTTCAGGTGCTCATAATGATATTGAACAGGCAACACGTATTGCGAGAATGATGGTTACTGAATTGGGTATGTCTGATCTTGGACCTATTAAATATGATTCAGGACATGATGCTGTATTCTTAGGTAGAGATTATTCTTCAACAAGCAATACGCATTCAGGGCAGATTGCTTATGAAATTGATCAACAGGTTCGTAAAATTATTGATGCTTGTTATAATCAATGTCGTCAAATCATCAATGAACAAAAAGATAAATTAATTACAATTGCTGATGCTTTATTAGAACATGAAACATTAAATAACGAACAAATCGAATCTTTATATAACACTGGACATATGCTTGAAATGGATAATGGTGTAGATGATCAAGATCATCATGATCAAATGCCACCCATTCAAGAAAAGAAAGAAACAGTGAATTTAGATGATGATCTATTAGATGAAATGAAATAA
- a CDS encoding Nif3-like dinuclear metal center hexameric protein — protein sequence MKIQEIIDCLESQGEWVNRQYTRDHVLVGNGDMEIEKVIVCWVATNEVIRQAIQEQCHFIITHENPFYMSGTSIPTEILYSQREKMELLNKHQITIYRCHDLWDLYPQIGVRDQWAQLLDLPFKNASSMHSYIRVSQPFDMSVQELAQHIIRNIEMYDEFGVEVIGNLQQTVHCLGIGTGACTDIIEMYHAGADVCLVSDDGINNWVHTQWAMDHQIPLIVVNHLTSEAAGIRRLSQYLSCQFPNIEFQFIKNDYGIHHIEKGAVTK from the coding sequence GTGAAAATTCAAGAAATTATAGATTGCCTAGAATCGCAAGGTGAGTGGGTTAATCGTCAATATACACGTGACCATGTTTTAGTTGGTAATGGGGATATGGAAATTGAGAAAGTTATAGTATGTTGGGTGGCAACTAATGAAGTAATTAGACAAGCTATTCAAGAACAATGTCATTTTATTATTACACATGAAAATCCATTTTATATGAGTGGAACATCTATACCAACGGAGATTTTATACTCACAAAGAGAAAAAATGGAATTGTTAAATAAACATCAGATAACTATTTATCGCTGTCATGATTTATGGGATTTATATCCACAAATAGGGGTAAGAGATCAATGGGCTCAGCTTCTAGATTTACCATTTAAAAATGCATCTTCAATGCATAGTTATATAAGAGTTTCACAACCATTTGATATGTCGGTACAAGAGTTAGCTCAACATATTATACGAAATATAGAAATGTATGATGAATTTGGAGTTGAAGTAATAGGAAACCTTCAACAAACAGTTCATTGTTTAGGTATAGGTACTGGAGCTTGTACAGATATTATTGAAATGTATCATGCCGGAGCAGATGTTTGTTTAGTAAGCGATGATGGTATCAATAACTGGGTACATACACAATGGGCAATGGATCATCAAATACCGTTGATTGTTGTTAATCATTTAACGAGTGAAGCAGCAGGGATTAGACGATTAAGTCAATATCTTTCATGTCAATTTCCAAATATTGAATTTCAGTTTATAAAGAATGATTATGGTATTCACCATATAGAAAAAGGGGCTGTAACGAAATAA